Proteins from a single region of Streptomyces glaucescens:
- a CDS encoding glycosyltransferase family 2 protein, whose amino-acid sequence MSGTGGGTPGAPAISVVICAYTADRWEEIRAAVASVRAQSRPALEILLVVDHNRALRDRLAGEYEAAGDVRVLANAGPRGLSAGRNTGIAASHGEVIAFLDDDAVAERDWLRHFAEGYADPRVLAVGGRTVPVWASGRRPVWFPEEFDWVVGCTYKGLPPGRVRVRNVLGGNASFRRTAFTAAGGFATGIGRDGGRRPLGCEETELCIRLTRAVPGAVLLIDDRAVVHHRVPAGRERFGYFRTRTYAEGLSKALVARSVGAGKGLESERRYAGRVLPAGVARGLRDALLARPGGAGRAGAIVAGGLAAAGGYVVGSVRARRGGAAFAAAPAAGVGG is encoded by the coding sequence TTGAGCGGTACGGGGGGCGGGACCCCGGGCGCGCCCGCGATCTCCGTCGTGATCTGCGCCTACACCGCGGACCGCTGGGAGGAGATCCGCGCCGCGGTCGCCTCGGTGCGGGCGCAGTCCCGGCCCGCGCTGGAGATCCTGCTGGTCGTCGACCACAACCGGGCGCTGCGGGACCGGCTGGCCGGGGAGTACGAGGCGGCCGGGGACGTGCGGGTGCTCGCCAACGCGGGCCCCCGCGGGCTGTCCGCCGGGCGCAACACCGGCATCGCCGCCTCGCACGGCGAGGTGATCGCCTTCCTCGACGACGACGCCGTCGCCGAACGGGACTGGCTGCGCCACTTCGCCGAGGGCTACGCGGACCCGCGGGTGCTGGCGGTCGGCGGCCGTACGGTGCCCGTCTGGGCGTCGGGCCGCCGTCCCGTCTGGTTCCCGGAGGAGTTCGACTGGGTGGTGGGCTGCACCTACAAGGGCCTGCCGCCCGGCCGGGTGCGGGTGCGCAACGTGCTCGGCGGGAACGCCTCCTTCCGCCGGACCGCGTTCACCGCGGCGGGCGGCTTCGCCACCGGCATCGGCCGTGACGGCGGCAGGCGTCCGCTGGGCTGCGAGGAGACGGAGCTGTGCATCCGGCTCACCCGGGCGGTGCCCGGCGCGGTCCTGCTGATCGACGACCGGGCGGTCGTCCACCACCGGGTGCCGGCGGGGCGCGAGCGGTTCGGCTACTTCCGCACGCGGACGTACGCCGAGGGCCTGTCGAAGGCGCTGGTCGCCCGGAGCGTCGGCGCGGGCAAGGGACTGGAGTCGGAGCGGCGGTACGCCGGGCGGGTGCTGCCCGCCGGGGTGGCGCGCGGGCTGCGCGACGCGCTGCTCGCCCGGCCGGGCGGCGCGGGGCGGGCCGGGGCGATCGTCGCCGGCGGGCTGGCGGCGGCCGGCGGGTACGTCGTGGGGAGCGTGCGGGCGCGCCGGGGCGGGGCCGCGTTCGCCGCGGCGCCGGCCGCGGGAGTGGGCGGATGA
- a CDS encoding GNAT family N-acetyltransferase → MDIRVHRPGELTAADRAAWSALQAGARPHGAPELGNPFLSPEFALAVGRYRRGVRIAVLREEGDPVAFLPFQRSAAGVGRAIGLGVSDAQGVVHRPGFTWDARELLRACGLAVWEFDHLVGGQRPFEAGITGTFPSPVVDVDQGYDTYLAGLRERSPKFTRTTLAKERRLGRDAGEVSYVHDERDPAVLRTLTRWKSAQYRRTGRSDRFAQDWITGLVHRLFHTRTDRFAGILSVLYAGGRPVAAHFGLRGERILACWFPAYDPAFARYSPGLVLHLRMAEAAAADGIAYLDLGRGRKEYKESLKTRDLAVSEGWVTRRHPVAFGHRARRAPVRALRNAVVSRPELSEPADRLLKWAGRIRSGRP, encoded by the coding sequence GTGGACATCCGTGTGCACCGCCCCGGGGAGCTGACCGCCGCGGACCGGGCCGCGTGGTCCGCGCTCCAGGCCGGGGCGCGTCCGCACGGCGCGCCGGAACTGGGCAACCCGTTCCTGTCCCCCGAGTTCGCCCTCGCGGTGGGCCGGTACCGGCGCGGGGTGCGGATCGCCGTGCTCCGGGAGGAGGGCGATCCGGTCGCGTTCCTCCCCTTCCAGCGGTCCGCCGCCGGGGTGGGCCGGGCGATCGGTCTGGGCGTCTCCGACGCGCAGGGCGTGGTGCACCGCCCCGGCTTCACCTGGGACGCCCGGGAGCTGCTGCGCGCCTGCGGGCTCGCGGTCTGGGAGTTCGACCACCTGGTCGGGGGCCAGCGGCCGTTCGAAGCCGGGATCACCGGCACCTTCCCGTCCCCGGTCGTGGACGTCGACCAGGGCTACGACACCTATCTCGCCGGGCTGCGCGAGCGGTCGCCGAAGTTCACCCGGACCACGCTCGCCAAGGAGCGCAGACTGGGACGCGACGCCGGGGAGGTCTCCTACGTGCACGACGAGCGGGACCCGGCCGTGCTGCGCACGCTGACGCGCTGGAAGTCGGCGCAGTACCGGCGCACCGGGCGCAGCGACCGCTTCGCCCAGGACTGGATCACCGGCCTGGTCCACCGGCTCTTCCACACCCGCACCGACCGGTTCGCCGGGATCCTGTCCGTGCTGTACGCGGGCGGCAGGCCGGTCGCGGCCCATTTCGGGCTGCGCGGCGAGCGGATCCTCGCGTGCTGGTTCCCGGCGTACGACCCGGCGTTCGCCAGGTACTCCCCGGGCCTGGTCCTGCACCTGCGGATGGCCGAGGCGGCCGCCGCCGACGGCATCGCCTACCTGGATCTGGGCCGGGGGCGGAAGGAGTACAAGGAGTCCCTGAAGACCCGGGACCTCGCGGTGTCCGAGGGGTGGGTGACGCGCCGTCACCCGGTGGCGTTCGGGCACCGGGCACGGCGGGCCCCGGTGCGGGCCCTGCGCAACGCGGTGGTCTCCCGGCCGGAGTTGTCGGAGCCCGCCGACCGGCTGCTGAAGTGGGCGGGAAGGATCCGCTCGGGCCGGCCGTGA
- a CDS encoding SGNH/GDSL hydrolase family protein, with protein sequence MRRSRLVAYLSAALLGVAATLTGVTGAHATEAAATGYVALGDSYSSGLGAGSYISSSGDCKRSTKAYPQLWAAANAPSSFHFTACAGARTDDVRNNQLAPLGTGTGLVSISVGGNDAGFGDVMTTCVTQSDSTCISRINTARAYVDSTLPGKLDAVYSAIRAKAPSAHVVVLGYPRFYKLGATCLGLSEAKRSAINQASDHLNAAIEKRAMDHGFTFGDVRSTFTGHEICSGSSWLHSVNWLNISESYHPTASGHSGGYLPVFRSAA encoded by the coding sequence ATGAGACGTTCCCGACTTGTCGCATACCTGAGCGCGGCCCTCCTCGGCGTCGCAGCGACGCTCACCGGAGTCACCGGGGCCCACGCGACCGAAGCCGCGGCCACCGGCTACGTGGCACTCGGCGATTCCTACTCCTCCGGCCTCGGCGCGGGCAGCTACATCAGCTCCAGCGGCGACTGCAAGCGCAGCACCAAGGCGTACCCCCAGCTGTGGGCCGCCGCCAACGCCCCCTCGTCCTTCCACTTCACCGCCTGCGCGGGCGCCCGCACGGACGACGTCCGCAACAACCAGCTCGCCCCGCTCGGCACCGGCACCGGCCTCGTGTCCATCAGCGTCGGCGGCAACGACGCCGGCTTCGGCGACGTCATGACGACCTGTGTCACCCAGTCCGACAGCACCTGCATCAGCCGCATCAACACCGCCAGGGCCTACGTCGACTCCACCCTGCCCGGCAAGCTCGACGCCGTGTACTCGGCGATCCGCGCCAAGGCGCCCTCCGCGCATGTCGTCGTGCTCGGCTACCCCCGCTTCTACAAGCTCGGCGCCACGTGCCTGGGCCTGTCCGAGGCCAAGCGCAGCGCCATCAACCAGGCGTCCGACCACCTGAACGCCGCGATCGAGAAGCGTGCCATGGACCACGGCTTCACCTTCGGTGACGTCCGCTCCACCTTCACCGGCCACGAGATCTGCTCCGGCAGCTCCTGGCTCCACAGCGTCAACTGGCTGAACATCAGCGAGTCGTACCACCCGACCGCGAGCGGGCACTCCGGTGGCTACCTGCCGGTGTTCCGCAGCGCGGCCTGA
- a CDS encoding glycosyltransferase family 2 protein — protein MSSSALRRAADDGPAGATAYRPISSHLAIAPPVSVVIPAMNEAENLPYVFKTLPGWIHEVVLVDGNSTDATVEVARDLWPGVKVVRQRGTGKGDALISGFAACSGDIIVMVDADGSADGNEIVSYVSALVSGADFAKGSRFANGGGTDDMTFVRKLGNRTLCAVVNRKFGARYTDLCYGYNAFWRRCLDEIDLDCTGFEVETLMNVRVVKAGLRVQEIPSHEYLRIHGTSNLSAVRDGLRVLRVILRERSNRRALRRRAHASPLLDAVRGEAS, from the coding sequence ATGAGCAGTTCAGCACTGCGCCGGGCGGCCGACGACGGACCGGCCGGGGCGACCGCGTACCGGCCGATCTCCTCCCACCTGGCCATCGCGCCGCCCGTGAGCGTGGTCATCCCCGCCATGAACGAGGCCGAAAACCTTCCCTACGTCTTCAAGACCCTGCCCGGCTGGATACACGAGGTGGTCCTGGTCGACGGCAACTCGACCGACGCCACCGTCGAGGTCGCCCGTGACCTGTGGCCCGGTGTGAAGGTCGTCCGGCAGCGCGGCACGGGCAAGGGGGACGCCCTGATCAGCGGGTTCGCGGCCTGCAGCGGCGACATCATCGTGATGGTCGACGCCGACGGCTCGGCCGACGGCAACGAGATCGTGTCGTACGTCTCCGCCCTGGTCTCGGGCGCGGACTTCGCCAAGGGCTCCCGCTTCGCCAACGGGGGCGGCACCGACGACATGACCTTCGTCCGCAAACTCGGCAACCGCACCCTGTGCGCCGTCGTCAACCGCAAGTTCGGCGCCCGCTACACCGACCTGTGCTACGGCTACAACGCGTTCTGGCGGCGCTGCCTGGACGAGATCGACCTGGACTGCACCGGCTTCGAGGTGGAGACCCTGATGAACGTCCGGGTGGTCAAGGCGGGCCTGAGGGTGCAGGAGATACCGAGCCACGAGTATCTGCGCATCCACGGCACCAGCAACCTCAGCGCCGTGCGCGACGGGCTGCGGGTGCTGCGCGTCATCCTGCGGGAGCGCTCCAACCGGCGGGCCCTGCGCCGCCGGGCGCACGCCTCGCCACTGCTGGACGCCGTGCGGGGAGAGGCGTCTTGA
- a CDS encoding polysaccharide deacetylase family protein, which yields MTADTGVPVLMYHAVASDPNDATRALSVTPEAFAAQMEVIGDLGLTPLTTAALAARWRDGRPLPPRPVLVTFDDGYAGVRRHALPVLAGHGFPATLFVSTGWLRGPYDTGGAPDTMLDWREVRELADAGVEIGGHSHRHPQLDQLDDDALRFEVAHCRDLLAGELGAPPASFAYPYGYSSRRVRQEVRAAGFAQALAVGNGLARRRQGPYALRRLTVRRTTGTEEFARLVEGRAIARSFAVDRALTKGYAVVRGARRISRKAVRARV from the coding sequence ATGACCGCGGACACCGGCGTGCCGGTCCTGATGTACCACGCGGTGGCGTCCGACCCGAACGACGCGACGCGCGCCCTCTCGGTCACCCCGGAGGCGTTCGCCGCCCAGATGGAGGTGATCGGCGACCTGGGCCTGACCCCGCTCACCACGGCCGCTCTGGCCGCCCGCTGGCGCGACGGCCGCCCGCTGCCGCCCCGCCCGGTCCTGGTCACCTTCGACGACGGCTACGCGGGCGTGCGCCGGCACGCCCTGCCCGTGCTCGCCGGGCACGGCTTCCCGGCCACGCTGTTCGTCTCCACCGGCTGGCTCCGCGGCCCGTACGACACCGGCGGCGCCCCGGACACCATGCTCGACTGGCGCGAGGTGCGCGAACTGGCCGACGCGGGGGTGGAGATCGGCGGTCACAGTCACCGCCACCCGCAGCTCGACCAGCTCGACGACGACGCCCTGCGGTTCGAGGTGGCCCACTGCCGCGACCTGCTCGCCGGTGAACTGGGCGCGCCTCCGGCGTCGTTCGCCTACCCGTACGGCTACTCGAGCCGCCGGGTGCGGCAGGAGGTGCGGGCGGCCGGGTTCGCGCAGGCGCTCGCCGTCGGCAACGGGCTGGCCCGGCGCCGTCAGGGGCCCTACGCGCTGCGCCGGCTCACCGTACGGCGCACCACCGGCACCGAGGAGTTCGCCCGGCTGGTCGAGGGCAGGGCGATCGCCCGCTCGTTCGCCGTCGACCGGGCCCTGACCAAGGGGTACGCCGTGGTCCGCGGAGCCCGGCGGATCAGCCGGAAGGCCGTCCGCGCCCGTGTCTGA
- a CDS encoding nickel transporter has product MRLRHLAASALAACALVLLPAGAAGAHPLGNFTVGQYDGLVAAPGRLHVEHVEDLAEIPAVQAGPDVERLGLDGWARQRCARAARDSRLTVGGRSVALSVVSGSGRVRPGQAGLRTLRVECRLTAPLPRGGRTAVGFRSADVGTGWREITARGDRTTLTASDVPEESASRELTRYPQELLSSPARTTTASLRLRPGGPALAGRERDGDAPAASVLPRGADRYTRALDSLVSRHDLTPGFAALALAVALGLGALHALAPGHGKTLMAATAVARGGRARPRDVLPLAASVTVTHTLGVVALGLLVTAGSAAAPSVVAWLGIASGALVSAAGVGLVRRAWRSRGHGHGHPHGHGHPHGHGHGHGPHGHGHGPHRHGHPHGHGHGPGDELHPHPHPHRPSLRGTLFLGFAGGLVPSPSAVVVLVGAAALGKAWFGLLLVLAYGAGLALTLTAAGFAVFRLGAGAARALRPTGRLTAALRRAVPLGSASVVVALGAGLVLKGATTALG; this is encoded by the coding sequence GTGAGACTCCGTCACCTCGCCGCGTCCGCACTGGCCGCCTGCGCGCTCGTGCTGCTGCCCGCCGGTGCAGCCGGCGCCCATCCGCTGGGCAACTTCACCGTCGGCCAGTACGACGGGCTCGTCGCCGCCCCCGGGCGGCTGCACGTCGAGCACGTCGAGGACCTCGCCGAGATCCCCGCGGTCCAGGCCGGACCGGACGTCGAGCGGCTGGGCCTGGACGGCTGGGCCCGGCAGCGCTGCGCGCGGGCCGCGCGGGACAGCCGGCTCACCGTCGGCGGGCGGAGCGTCGCGCTCAGCGTCGTCTCCGGCTCCGGACGGGTCCGGCCGGGACAGGCGGGCCTGCGCACCCTCCGCGTGGAGTGCCGGCTGACGGCTCCGCTGCCCCGCGGCGGGCGGACCGCCGTCGGTTTCCGCAGCGCGGACGTCGGCACGGGCTGGCGCGAGATCACGGCCCGCGGCGATCGCACCACCCTGACCGCGTCCGACGTGCCCGAGGAGTCGGCGTCCCGGGAACTGACGCGCTACCCGCAGGAGTTGCTGTCCTCCCCGGCCCGGACCACCACGGCCTCCCTCCGGCTGCGCCCCGGCGGACCCGCCCTGGCCGGACGGGAGCGGGACGGCGACGCGCCCGCCGCGTCCGTGCTGCCGCGCGGCGCCGACCGGTACACCCGGGCGCTGGACTCCCTGGTCTCCCGCCATGACCTCACCCCCGGCTTCGCCGCCCTCGCCCTGGCCGTCGCGCTGGGCCTCGGCGCGCTGCACGCGCTCGCCCCGGGGCACGGCAAGACGCTGATGGCGGCGACGGCGGTGGCGCGCGGCGGCCGGGCGCGGCCGCGGGACGTGCTGCCGCTGGCCGCGTCGGTGACCGTCACCCACACCCTCGGCGTGGTCGCCCTCGGCCTGCTGGTCACGGCGGGCTCCGCGGCGGCGCCCTCGGTGGTCGCCTGGCTGGGCATCGCGAGCGGCGCCCTGGTGTCGGCGGCCGGAGTGGGCCTCGTACGCCGGGCCTGGCGCAGCCGCGGACACGGACACGGGCACCCCCACGGGCACGGACACCCCCACGGGCACGGGCACGGGCACGGACCCCACGGGCACGGACACGGACCCCACAGGCATGGGCATCCCCACGGGCACGGGCACGGCCCCGGAGACGAGCTCCACCCCCACCCGCACCCCCACCGCCCGTCCCTGCGCGGCACCCTCTTCCTCGGGTTCGCCGGGGGGCTCGTGCCCAGCCCGTCCGCCGTCGTCGTGCTCGTCGGCGCGGCGGCGCTCGGCAAGGCGTGGTTCGGGCTGCTGCTCGTCCTCGCGTACGGCGCGGGGCTGGCCCTGACGCTCACCGCGGCCGGGTTCGCCGTGTTCCGGCTGGGCGCGGGCGCGGCCCGGGCGCTGCGGCCCACCGGCCGGCTGACGGCGGCGCTGCGGCGCGCCGTGCCGCTCGGGTCGGCGTCCGTCGTGGTGGCCCTGGGGGCCGGACTGGTGCTCAAGGGGGCGACAACCGCACTCGGCTGA
- a CDS encoding S8 family peptidase encodes MAHLRSKKVRLAAITSMATAALVGGLTALPAQAAPAQGTVLAAGSPTAIKDSYIVTLKQGAGFKAASGQGKDLIEEYGGAVRQTFGSALNGYTATLSATEAKRLAADPAVAAVEQNQRVSVDATQSNAPWGLDRIDQTSLPLSGTYTYPDSAGTGVTAYVIDTGVRITHSQLTGRAVNGYDAVDGDTTAQDGNGHGTHVATTIAGSTYGVAKKAKIVAVRVLNNSGSGTTAGVIAGIDWVTKNHSGPSVANLSLGGGVSSTLDTAVRNSIASGVTYAVAAGNSNANASSFSPARVAEAITVGATTSTDARASYSNYGSVLDIFAPGSSITAGWHTSDTATNTISGTSMATPHVAGAAAVYLAGHPSATPAQVAAALTAGATTGKVTSPGSGSPNRLLKLVP; translated from the coding sequence ATGGCACACCTGCGGAGCAAGAAGGTGCGGCTCGCCGCGATAACCAGCATGGCCACCGCCGCACTCGTGGGCGGGCTCACCGCCCTCCCCGCCCAGGCCGCCCCGGCCCAGGGCACCGTGCTCGCGGCCGGCTCCCCCACCGCGATCAAGGACAGCTACATCGTCACCCTCAAGCAGGGCGCCGGCTTCAAGGCCGCGTCGGGCCAGGGCAAGGACCTGATCGAGGAGTACGGCGGCGCGGTGCGCCAGACGTTCGGCAGCGCGCTGAACGGCTACACCGCCACCCTCTCCGCGACCGAGGCGAAGAGACTCGCCGCCGACCCGGCCGTGGCCGCCGTCGAGCAGAACCAGCGCGTCTCCGTCGACGCCACCCAGTCCAACGCCCCCTGGGGCCTGGACCGCATCGACCAGACCTCGCTGCCGCTCTCCGGCACCTACACCTACCCGGACAGCGCGGGCACCGGCGTGACCGCCTACGTCATCGACACCGGCGTGCGCATCACCCACTCCCAGCTCACCGGCCGCGCCGTCAACGGCTACGACGCCGTCGACGGCGACACCACCGCCCAGGACGGCAACGGCCACGGCACCCATGTGGCCACCACCATCGCGGGCTCGACCTACGGCGTCGCAAAGAAGGCGAAGATCGTCGCGGTGCGGGTGCTGAACAACAGCGGCTCGGGCACCACGGCCGGCGTGATCGCGGGCATCGACTGGGTGACGAAGAACCACTCCGGCCCCTCGGTCGCCAACCTGTCCCTCGGCGGCGGCGTCTCCAGCACGCTGGACACGGCGGTGCGCAACTCCATCGCCAGCGGGGTCACCTACGCGGTCGCGGCGGGCAACAGCAACGCCAACGCCTCCTCCTTCTCCCCGGCACGGGTCGCCGAGGCGATCACCGTCGGCGCCACCACCAGCACCGACGCCCGCGCCAGCTACTCCAACTACGGCTCGGTGCTGGACATCTTCGCCCCGGGCTCCTCCATCACGGCCGGCTGGCACACCAGCGACACCGCGACGAACACCATCTCCGGCACCTCGATGGCGACCCCGCACGTCGCCGGCGCGGCGGCGGTCTACCTGGCCGGGCACCCGTCCGCCACCCCGGCGCAGGTCGCCGCGGCACTGACCGCCGGCGCGACCACCGGCAAGGTGACCAGCCCCGGCAGCGGCTCCCCGAACCGCCTGCTGAAGCTCGTCCCGTGA
- a CDS encoding tetratricopeptide repeat protein: MVPRTTDDTTERPPRRPHRTARLAGCAALLAVALTGTSIAVGDVRDAGRRPVPPAAVSPALLAHGDPDTVVTALQAHLRAQPRDPAGWATLGLAYVEQARTSGDPSRYPRAERALDRSLALRPGDDQALAGRAALAAARHDFTGALRDAGRALERNPYNERALCTRIDALVELGRYTEAARAADLADTRRPGVPVFTRYAYVRELRGDVRTARRVLAQALRSATAPGDVAYVATALGRLAFDQGEHTAALRHYARALAADDTHLPALEGRARAEAARGDRAAAIRTARQVVARAPLPGPLVLLGELYEEDGDGAAAREQYALVDAWTALARAGGLNPDLDTALAAADHGDARTALRAARAEWQRRHSVHTADALAWALHRNGRDAQALALARRATATGYRNAAFHYHRGMIERALGRDREARTSLTRALELNPGFSPRGAREARAALKSLGATA, from the coding sequence ATGGTCCCCCGCACGACCGACGACACCACCGAGCGGCCGCCCCGGCGCCCGCACCGCACCGCCCGGCTCGCCGGCTGCGCCGCCCTGCTGGCGGTCGCCCTCACGGGAACGTCGATCGCGGTCGGCGACGTCCGGGACGCCGGGCGCCGGCCGGTCCCCCCGGCGGCGGTCTCCCCGGCCCTGCTCGCCCACGGCGACCCGGACACGGTCGTCACCGCGCTCCAGGCCCACCTGCGCGCCCAGCCACGGGACCCGGCCGGCTGGGCGACCCTGGGACTGGCGTACGTGGAACAGGCGAGGACCTCCGGCGACCCGTCGCGCTACCCGCGGGCGGAGCGGGCCCTGGACCGCTCGCTCGCCCTGCGCCCCGGCGACGACCAGGCCCTCGCGGGCCGTGCGGCCCTGGCCGCCGCCCGGCACGACTTCACCGGTGCGCTGCGCGACGCCGGCCGGGCCCTGGAGCGCAACCCGTACAACGAACGGGCCCTGTGCACCCGGATCGACGCCCTCGTCGAACTCGGCCGCTACACGGAGGCCGCGCGGGCCGCCGACCTCGCCGACACCCGGCGGCCGGGAGTACCCGTCTTCACCCGGTACGCGTACGTGCGGGAGCTGCGCGGCGACGTCCGTACGGCCCGCCGGGTCCTGGCGCAGGCGCTGCGCTCGGCCACCGCGCCCGGCGACGTGGCGTACGTGGCCACCGCGCTCGGCCGGCTCGCCTTCGACCAGGGCGAGCACACGGCCGCGCTGCGCCACTACGCCCGCGCTCTCGCCGCCGACGACACCCACCTGCCCGCGCTGGAGGGCCGGGCACGCGCCGAGGCGGCGCGGGGCGACCGGGCGGCGGCGATCCGGACGGCCCGGCAGGTCGTCGCCCGGGCCCCGCTGCCCGGCCCGCTGGTGCTGCTCGGCGAGCTGTACGAGGAGGACGGCGACGGGGCCGCGGCGCGCGAGCAGTACGCGCTGGTCGACGCCTGGACGGCGCTGGCCCGTGCGGGCGGCCTCAACCCCGACCTGGACACCGCCCTCGCGGCGGCCGACCACGGCGACGCGCGGACGGCACTGCGCGCGGCCCGCGCCGAGTGGCAGCGCCGCCACAGCGTGCACACCGCCGACGCCCTCGCCTGGGCACTGCACCGCAACGGACGGGACGCGCAGGCCCTCGCCCTCGCCCGCCGGGCCACCGCGACCGGCTACCGCAACGCCGCGTTCCACTACCACCGCGGCATGATCGAGCGCGCCCTGGGCCGCGACCGGGAGGCCCGCACCTCCCTCACCCGGGCCCTGGAGCTGAACCCCGGCTTCTCCCCGCGGGGCGCCCGGGAGGCCCGGGCGGCGCTGAAGAGCCTGGGGGCCACCGCGTGA